In the genome of Defluviitalea raffinosedens, the window TGGAAGGTTTGCCTTTATATTCTCCCGGGACAAATTGATACACCATATCAGGGCAAGTGGAATCGCACATGCCGCAGTTAATGCATGCTTCTTTTTTAAATACCGGGATATAGCCCTCACGGCTTCCTGACAAGTCATTGTTAATCGTACTGCCATAATGAGGATTGATCCCTCCGATGGGCGCATTGTCGTAACCCCATTCTCTTTTTACTTCACTGTATTCCTGATAAGGATATTTCCCATCGTCTTCATACTTTTTCACAACAATATTGTTATATCCCTTATCAATTCCCTCTAAGTTTGCCTGCAGGGCTGCAGGATATTTTTTACCCAGGGTATCTTTTACAAGCTCTTTCAGATCTTCTACTGGTATAAATCCCGATGCTTTGGCCATAGCACCCAGCATGATCATATTCACCCTTGTCTTTGCTTCTATGGCAAGTCTTAAGGCATCTACACACACCAGAGTGCCGGCATGCATTTTAAGCCTATCGCGAATTACATCAGGATCTTCATCAGTATTCACCACAACAATTGTGTCAGGGCCTACCCCCTGCATCACAGGAATTTTCCCTGCCAGTCTTTCATGGAAAAGTCCCAGTAGATGGGGAGTTTCTACCGGACTGTTGATTCTAATCTCCTGGCTTGGGTCTGCCCAACGAACAAATGCTTTAACAGGTGTTCCCCTTTTTTCTGAACCGTAGCTTGCAAAGCTGGAACTGTTAAGTCCTAAGTAAATGGCCCCCAGCTCTCCTAAAATCTTTCCGCTAAGATTCGCCCCTAAACCTCCAATGCTTTCTAGCCTTATTTCATAAAAGCCATGTTCATTCGTTATGGGTAATTTCACCTTCGCAGTCTCCATAAGCTTCCTCCTTGAGATTCGACGTATTTCAACTAGTCATTGGTTAATAAGGTTTACTGCATTCTTTTG includes:
- a CDS encoding 2-oxoacid:acceptor oxidoreductase family protein, translating into METAKVKLPITNEHGFYEIRLESIGGLGANLSGKILGELGAIYLGLNSSSFASYGSEKRGTPVKAFVRWADPSQEIRINSPVETPHLLGLFHERLAGKIPVMQGVGPDTIVVVNTDEDPDVIRDRLKMHAGTLVCVDALRLAIEAKTRVNMIMLGAMAKASGFIPVEDLKELVKDTLGKKYPAALQANLEGIDKGYNNIVVKKYEDDGKYPYQEYSEVKREWGYDNAPIGGINPHYGSTINNDLSGSREGYIPVFKKEACINCGMCDSTCPDMVYQFVPGEYKGKPSMINLGPDYHHCKGCLRCVEACPTDALTAGLEREVDIWKNHVRNQELLVDKMEFEDVGPNSWMRSESYTTNELR